The Penicillium psychrofluorescens genome assembly, chromosome: 2 nucleotide sequence CTCAGGCTTCGTAGAAGAAGGGAGATTAGAACGTTGCTGTTGCTCCGTCTGGGCCGATTCCCAGACACGACGCATGCGCCTGAGGATATGCGGCTCGAACATGGCTGAATCTGCAGAAACTCACCTCGGAAGATTCCTGGCGGCTACCGCCCAGGCACGAGGAACAGACCCCCATTTATCGTGATGGAGAGCGGGCCCTGGTGCACGAGGTGACGGGCATGAGGCATTAATCGCCCCCCCAATGGTTGGTGCTGTGGTGGGGACCCCCTGGTGTCTGTTTCTCTCAGAGAAATGAAGACCGAGGGACATGCAAAGGAATGTGCAGGAGGGGGGAATGAATGCAAACGAGGCTGTGAAGCAAGCGTAGTTCATGCGAGAGCGTGCAGAGCTGGAACGAGAAGGAGACGGGGAGAGGCCCGTGCGCAACAGGCCGATAAGGCTCGCACCGGCTGTTTTTCTCTTGCCTGCCTACATCATCCTCCTTCACGCCCTCCGTGCCATGTTTGACCCGCCGAGTGCGAAACGGTATGTCTAGAGTACTAGGGGAAGCCTCTCGGTATACGATAAGTCTAACGATCCCAGCATCGGTCGGGATGAGATTGTCTCGCCCGGTTCCTCACGCTCGCCCTCACCAGTGCCCAATGAAACCGACCTGCAAGATGCTCATGCGCGACTAGGCAAGCTACTAGATCTGGATGGGCTCATCGGTGCAGCTGCGTCCCAGAGCAATAATGAACTGGCTCAACCCGCAGAAGTGAACAACGACTCGGACGAAGAGCAAGAATTCGAGTTCCGGCTGTTCAGTGCTCCAGTCGCCCCGAACGGTGTGGAAACAGGGAAAGGCCCAGATACAGCCACAAATGTGAAGGAGACAAAGCCATCGGCCGCTGAGGGTCAGCCCCAGAAGCTGCGGATCAGATTGCGGTCGCCGACTCCAGAGCCCACCGAAGGGCGATTTGTGAAGGCCTTTCGCGGGTGGCAGTATTACGTCTCAACGCCGTCTTTATTGGACCCAAAATCCACCGAAGACGCAGACATTACCGCAGAAAAACAGCGACAGTTTGAGGATGTCGCTGTGAGTGGACAGCATATGTTGACTTGGGCCAAGTCTCAAGCCTGGGTGGGTTGATCTCTTTTGCTGGCAATGGCAACATATATTCTGGTATATACTAACCTGTTGTGGCAGCCGGGCTGTGATTTGCCATGGCGAGTGGTTCGTCTTAAAAGACATCAAACGAAACTGCCACCAGCTTCTAAAGATGTTCCAATCTATGTGGTTGAGGGTGCACCGTCTTCCAAAAGCCCCTTGTCTCGCAAGAAGCCTGGGAAGAAGCGCCGGGTACAGCTTCGCAAGCGTGCTGCTGCTACAAAGGCGGCCCGGGAGACGGATGCGGAGAAGCGAAATCGCAAGAACCGCGagcgcaagatcaagcgTCGACAGAAAGCGCGCGAGCAAAAGGCTGCTGGCGCCGCAGCTACAGGAACACAagccgacgaagatgtcTCCTCCCAGGATGGCGACAGTTGATCTGCTTGCTTGTGGTATCCCTACGGAGACGAAGCAGACTTTCAATAATGACGGGCCTATGATATTGGTGCTACATAAGCGACTAAAAGGACCCCGTCGGGAATAACCATGATCACTCGAAAAAATTGGGGTATTGTGAAACGCCGATAACAAGCACAAGAATCAATCCGACGCGAGGAACATCACTGCCGGGGATATGCGCGGCAAGACTGGAATGGACGGGTCCAAACACGGCGGCCGAGCGAGTCCCATCGAAAAAACAAGTGACAAGCATGTCAGTTGCCAGCGACAGTTGGACCAAGGCCTGAATGGACTACTTGGACGACTCCTCTGCGCATGATCAGCAACCTTGACCTGGCTGCTCAAGGGAATCCAAACTTACCAGTGACCTGAGCAGCGCCAGTGTTCTCGTGGAAAGAAACGGTAGGCCGAGCAGACTGGCGCGCCGCGGCCGACTCTATCCGTCTGATTAGTTTTACATGTCCAAGAGTCAAGGGCCCTATGCGACTGGATCACACAAGAGGgggatgagagagggagtCATACCAGTCTGAGTCTCAAGCGCAGAAGTGGGCTCGGCAGAGCCGGCATCGGTGGCCGAAGGAGCAGTCCCCTCACCCGAATCAGCCGTGGCCGAGGGCTCGTCCGTCTCCTGATTGTTcttggcagccttcttcttACGGCGGAAGAGGTTCTTCAcgctcttcttcagctgctcgAACGAGTCGAGAGCTCGGTGGTTGTTAGCCGTGGGACCCATGGCACCCTCGCCGCGCATAACGATGCATGAGGACAGAAAAAAAACTTACAAGCGCCAGACATGATGGCGGTTTGATTGTTTTTGGGTAGATAGAAGATGTTTTCGGAAACGGGGAAGAGAAtggagtggtggtggtggatgtgtGTGGGATAAGGAGATCGAGAGAGGTGGGAAcgagaaaggaaggaagcaGCAGACGATGTTTATGGCCTGCGCCAAACACCCAATGCCTCCACGTGACGGTCCTACTCTCTTCGTTACGCTTTCCCTTCGGTTCTTCGAGTCTCAGGGAATTGACCAGCATTCAAAttcctcgagctggtccGTTCCTCTTGGCCGGGTCAATCCCGTGGCTGTATTAGGAGCCTGTCGCATTTCCACATGAAACGGGCCATGAATTTCTCGACGGCAGAACAACGCCAGTCATGCATCATCATAGTCGCTCTTCGTACCAAGTTGATTTTGGATCGGTGCCAACACGGATCCATACAACCAACTGATAAGCCGATTCCCCACAATGGCGTGCGGAGCGGAGACACCGCTTCCGTCTTACTCCCCTGACTacttccccccccccctcgTCTGACTCAACAACATTCCTTCACTgcccaccaccatcatgtcAGACGACGAGACTCCCGCTCATGCTACAGAGCAGACACCGCTCCTTCGTGATGACCAGGTCGCCGATCAGGACCAGCCGCAGAATAATGCGCAGGTCCCTCCGCGCAAAGAGGCCACCACGAAAGAGATGGTCGTGATTCTCGGAATCATCTGGATAGGCGTGTTCCTAGCTGCCCTAGGTATGAGATGAGCCTTTATCCgcccttccctttcccttcaCTAAACGACCATGGCCAAAagctttctttctcgtccATCGAGCACACCGAACGGATGAATGTCCCGCATTTTTCAACTAGCGCTGAcgattgattgattgatcggTAGACACGACCATTGTCGCGACTCTATCAGGgcccatctcgtcgtcgttCAACTCCCTCTCACTCTTTTCCTGGCTGGCGAGCTCCTACctcatcgccaacgccgctTTTCAGCCGATCAGTGGTCGGCTGACGGATATCTTCTCGCGCCGCTGGGGTCTGGTTTTCTCGAATATTTTCTTCGCAATTGGCAATTTGATTTGTGGTCTGGCGCAGTCGGAATGGGTGCTTATCTTTGGTCGTGTCGTGGCAGGTatgggcggcggcggtctgCTGGTGATTTCCACCTTTGTCACCTCGGATTTGGTGCCTCTGCGCAAGCGGGGCGTCTGGCAGGGCGTCGGTAATATCTGCTATGGAGCTGGAAGTGGGCTCGGAGGTCTGTTTGGTGGTTGGATCAATGATACGATCGGATGGCGGTGGGCCTTTCTGATCCAGGTTCCGTTCCTGGTGGTCTCGTGCATCCTTGTCGCTTGGAAACTGGACGTCCCCGTCACGGAGTCGGAGACGGCTCGGATCAAGCGCGTTGACTTCCTCGGCGCCGTCTCGCTGGTGGCTACGCTGGTCACGCTGCTGCTCGGTCTCAATACGGGCGGCAATCAGCTGCCGTGGACGCACCCGCTCGTACTGACCGCGCTGCCTCTATCGGCGGTGTTTTTGGGGATTTTCATTTACATCGAACTCAAGGTTGCCTCGGAACCTATCATCCCCGTGCGGCTTCTGCTGGACCGGACCGTCTTGGCGGCCTGTCTGATCAATTGGTTCCTCACGATGACGGTCTTTGGCCTTCTCTTCTATCTGCCGCTGTTCTTCCAGGTCCAGGGACTGTCCGCGACTGCCGCGGGAGTGCGCCTGGCCCCCCAGGCGGTCGGTACTTCGATCGGATCCCTGGGGTCTGGGTTTCTCATGCGCGCCAGCGGCCGCTACAAGACCCTCAACTACTTCGCTCTCTCCCTGCAAGTCGCGTCCACCGCTTTGATCTGCACACTCAACCTCTCCACGCCAGCCTGGCTGCCATTCATCTATTTCTTCCTACTGGGCACCGCCTACGGGAGCATGCTGACCATCACCCTGGTGGCCCTGATCTCGGCCGTCGACCATCAGCACCACGCCGTGGTCACGTCTGCCTCATACGCATTCCGCAGCACCGGCAGCACCATCGGGATCACCATCGCTTCGGCGGTGTTTCAAAACACCCTCAAGCTGGGGCTGTGGTCCCGCTTCGCTGGGCGCGAGCATGCCGCCGAGCTGATCGCGCGGCTTCGAGACAACCTGGATGAAATCTGGAAGCTGCCGGCTGACTGGCGGCCTGGGGTGCTGGATGCTTACATGGACTCGTTGCGGGCGGTCTTCCTCACTCTGCTGGGGGTTAGTGTGCTGGGGTCGATCAGTAGCATAGCCCTCCGCGAGCATACCCTGCACAATAACCTGGCGCGGCGATAATCCCGCAGGACCTCCATAGCACCTTTCAATACTAGACTAGACTACCTATCAATAAGTACCGGTTTATGTACATGCTCGCCAGGTCTCCTTTTGTCTTATCTGAAGATTCCCCGAACCGGTTTAGTGCCGGCGTGTCCGCTGGTAGCCGCGTTGATTGGCGGGGCGCAGGCCTTCGCTCGGCGGTGTTTCTTGGTCGTGGCGAgggtctttttctttgctgtCACCTCTCTTCCCTCACCGCTCACAGACAGAGTGACCATTGTACATTACATGATTCATGGCTTGACCCTGGACTGTCCTCTCTGCGacgctcgaggaagagggaaaaaaaagacctTGTTCGAACCAACTCTCGGTCGTGGGGGCCCAATTTATTCGACTGGGATTACGATTCATTGCAAGTTGACCTCAAGCATTGGACCCCAAGTACTCGACTTGCCACACACGTTCCTCAAGTCTTATGAGTGACTGACCACTCCCGACATTCTCATCTTTCCTGTGACATGGCCGTTGGCGTCCGACCCGAACTGACGACACCGACCAGTCAAAGAACCGCCGCAAAGGGGACGTGGGCCCACGAGATGGAGGTGGACGACGACTGCGAAGAGACGGCGGTGATGGGGAACCGCGAAGGGGACCGGGTTCGCTCCGATAAACTGCCCCAGCTGGCTCCTCCCACGCTGTCGTCTCAACCTCGTCGCCAGCGACTGCTCCTGTCGACCGATAGCGTCTTCGCCGAGACCGTGCTTCCCAGCCTCGTCC carries:
- a CDS encoding uncharacterized protein (ID:PFLUO_002529-T1.cds;~source:funannotate), which codes for MFDPPSAKRIGRDEIVSPGSSRSPSPVPNETDLQDAHARLGKLLDLDGLIGAAASQSNNELAQPAEVNNDSDEEQEFEFRLFSAPVAPNGVETGKGPDTATNVKETKPSAAEGQPQKLRIRLRSPTPEPTEGRFVKAFRGWQYYVSTPSLLDPKSTEDADITAEKQRQFEDVAVSGQHMLTWAKSQAWPGCDLPWRVVRLKRHQTKLPPASKDVPIYVVEGAPSSKSPLSRKKPGKKRRVQLRKRAAATKAARETDAEKRNRKNRERKIKRRQKAREQKAAGAAATGTQADEDVSSQDGDS
- a CDS encoding uncharacterized protein (ID:PFLUO_002530-T1.cds;~source:funannotate); the protein is MRGEGAMGPTANNHRALDSFEQLKKSVKNLFRRKKKAAKNNQETDEPSATADSGEGTAPSATDAGSAEPTSALETQTESAAARQSARPTVSFHENTGAAQVTEESSK
- a CDS encoding uncharacterized protein (ID:PFLUO_002531-T1.cds;~source:funannotate), with protein sequence MSDDETPAHATEQTPLLRDDQVADQDQPQNNAQVPPRKEATTKEMVVILGIIWIGVFLAALDTTIVATLSGPISSSFNSLSLFSWLASSYLIANAAFQPISGRLTDIFSRRWGLVFSNIFFAIGNLICGLAQSEWVLIFGRVVAGMGGGGLLVISTFVTSDLVPLRKRGVWQGVGNICYGAGSGLGGLFGGWINDTIGWRWAFLIQVPFLVVSCILVAWKLDVPVTESETARIKRVDFLGAVSLVATLVTLLLGLNTGGNQLPWTHPLVLTALPLSAVFLGIFIYIELKVASEPIIPVRLLLDRTVLAACLINWFLTMTVFGLLFYLPLFFQVQGLSATAAGVRLAPQAVGTSIGSLGSGFLMRASGRYKTLNYFALSLQVASTALICTLNLSTPAWLPFIYFFLLGTAYGSMLTITLVALISAVDHQHHAVVTSASYAFRSTGSTIGITIASAVFQNTLKLGLWSRFAGREHAAELIARLRDNLDEIWKLPADWRPGVLDAYMDSLRAVFLTLLGVSVLGSISSIALREHTLHNNLARR